The proteins below come from a single Geobacillus thermoleovorans genomic window:
- a CDS encoding CpsD/CapB family tyrosine-protein kinase — translation MARKPATSIRKAERRLITVDNPKSPIAEQYRTIRTNIQFSFIDAPLRSLIVTSTGPGEGKSTTVANLAVVFAQQGKKTLLIDADLRKPTVHYTFRLNNYKGLTNVLTGSAPLLSTCQATEIDHLSILTSGPIPPNPAELLSSNAMAQCLEQLYETFDLVIFDTPPVLAVTDAQILANQCDGTVLVIESGGTEIEAAIKAKELLEAANAKLLGVVLNKRKHRDGGYYYYYQYK, via the coding sequence TTGGCTCGTAAACCAGCAACATCGATCCGCAAAGCGGAGCGGAGACTGATCACGGTCGACAACCCAAAATCCCCCATCGCGGAGCAATACCGAACGATCCGAACGAATATCCAATTTTCATTCATTGATGCGCCGCTCCGTTCCCTAATTGTCACGTCAACCGGACCTGGCGAAGGGAAATCGACCACCGTGGCGAACTTGGCTGTCGTCTTCGCTCAACAAGGGAAAAAGACATTGCTCATTGATGCCGACTTGCGCAAACCGACCGTCCATTACACGTTCCGCTTAAACAACTACAAAGGACTGACCAACGTCTTAACGGGTTCGGCGCCGCTGTTGTCGACGTGCCAAGCGACCGAAATCGACCACTTATCAATCTTAACGTCGGGCCCGATCCCGCCGAACCCGGCCGAGCTGCTCAGCTCGAACGCGATGGCGCAATGCCTCGAACAGTTGTATGAGACGTTTGATCTTGTCATCTTCGATACCCCGCCCGTCCTCGCCGTGACGGACGCACAAATTTTAGCCAACCAATGCGACGGCACGGTGCTGGTCATCGAAAGCGGCGGCACCGAAATCGAAGCGGCCATCAAGGCAAAAGAACTGCTCGAAGCGGCCAACGCCAAACTGCTCGGCGTTGTCTTGAACAAGCGGAAGCACCGTGACGGCGGGTACTATTACTACTATCAATACAAGTAA
- a CDS encoding flagellar hook-basal body protein: MLRSMLTAANTMNALQQRLDTISHNIANSNTVGFKRREASFAELLTQQIDRLPNDEAPRQTPEGVRYGNGARLASTMLITKQGALVETGRRLDFALTDENQWFRVRLADQNGAETIGYTRAGNFSLAPMNGQLALTTSDGLFVLDERNAPIVLPADAHDVQMSPTGTLTATNTDGRVVARVNLGVTMIRRPQLLEARGGNVYALPNVPGAAEELNGSLRGQISVKQGALEQANVDLGEEMVGLMATSRAYQLNARAVSISEQMLGLINGMRSS; this comes from the coding sequence GTGCTCCGTTCGATGCTCACCGCCGCCAACACGATGAATGCCTTGCAGCAGCGGCTCGATACGATCAGCCATAACATCGCCAACAGCAACACCGTCGGCTTTAAACGGCGCGAAGCGAGCTTTGCCGAGCTCTTGACCCAACAAATCGACCGCCTGCCGAACGACGAAGCGCCCCGGCAAACGCCAGAGGGCGTGCGCTACGGCAACGGGGCGCGTCTCGCTTCGACGATGCTCATCACCAAGCAAGGTGCGCTGGTGGAAACCGGCCGCCGCCTGGATTTTGCCTTGACGGACGAAAACCAATGGTTCCGCGTCCGTCTGGCCGATCAAAACGGTGCGGAAACGATCGGCTACACCCGCGCCGGCAACTTTTCGCTTGCGCCCATGAACGGCCAGCTTGCTTTGACGACAAGCGACGGCCTGTTTGTGCTTGATGAAAGGAACGCGCCGATTGTGCTTCCCGCCGATGCGCATGACGTACAGATGTCCCCGACTGGGACGTTGACGGCAACCAATACCGACGGCCGCGTTGTCGCCCGCGTCAATTTGGGCGTCACCATGATCCGCCGTCCGCAGCTTCTGGAAGCCCGCGGCGGCAATGTCTATGCGCTTCCCAACGTCCCAGGCGCGGCCGAAGAACTGAACGGCAGCTTGCGCGGCCAAATCAGCGTCAAGCAAGGCGCGCTCGAACAAGCGAACGTCGACCTTGGCGAGGAAATGGTCGGCCTGATGGCGACAAGCCGAGCGTATCAGCTCAACGCCCGCGCCGTTTCCATCTCCGAACAAATGCTCGGGCTGATTAACGGCATGCGCTCCTCATAA
- the tagU gene encoding polyisoprenyl-teichoic acid--peptidoglycan teichoic acid transferase TagU has translation MRAERRKKKKTWLRWVTGLLVVLFAGAGIFAYSIYHHVKQTANQMHENVNWKSEKRKENVSFERKTPISILLIGVDERKGDRGRADTLIVMTVNPNKQSIDMVSVPRDTRTEIIGKGTKDKINHSYAFGGVEMTMATVEHFLDIPIDYYIKVNMESFRDIVDAVGGVTVNNPFAFTYEGTHFPKGEITLNGDEALKYSRMRKEDPRGDFGRQDRQKQIIQAIIEKGASFSSLTNYSDVLAAIGKNVKTNLTFEEMKEIQANYKDARKQIKQLHITGQGTKINGIYYLIVPESERLAISNELKEHLELKATAAK, from the coding sequence ATGAGAGCAGAACGTCGAAAAAAGAAGAAAACATGGCTCCGCTGGGTGACGGGATTGCTCGTCGTGTTATTCGCTGGAGCAGGAATATTCGCCTATTCCATTTATCATCATGTGAAACAGACGGCGAACCAAATGCACGAGAACGTCAACTGGAAGTCGGAGAAGCGGAAAGAAAACGTTTCGTTTGAACGGAAGACGCCGATTTCCATTTTGTTGATCGGCGTTGATGAACGCAAAGGGGATCGCGGGCGCGCGGATACGCTGATTGTGATGACGGTGAATCCGAACAAGCAGTCGATTGACATGGTGAGCGTGCCGCGCGATACGAGAACGGAGATTATCGGAAAAGGGACGAAAGATAAAATCAACCACTCGTACGCCTTTGGCGGAGTGGAGATGACGATGGCGACGGTGGAACACTTTTTAGATATTCCCATTGACTACTACATTAAGGTCAACATGGAAAGCTTCCGCGACATCGTCGATGCGGTCGGCGGAGTGACGGTGAACAACCCGTTCGCTTTTACGTATGAAGGAACGCACTTCCCGAAAGGCGAGATTACGTTAAACGGGGACGAAGCGCTGAAATACTCCCGCATGCGGAAAGAGGACCCGCGCGGCGATTTCGGGCGCCAGGACCGGCAAAAGCAGATCATTCAAGCGATTATTGAGAAAGGCGCCAGCTTCTCGTCGCTCACGAATTACAGCGATGTGCTCGCAGCGATCGGGAAAAACGTGAAAACGAACTTGACGTTTGAGGAAATGAAAGAGATTCAAGCGAATTACAAAGACGCCCGCAAGCAAATTAAGCAGCTGCATATTACGGGACAAGGGACGAAAATCAATGGCATTTATTACTTGATCGTGCCGGAGAGCGAACGGCTGGCGATTTCGAATGAGTTGAAAGAGCATCTGGAGCTGAAAGCGACGGCGGCGAAGTAA
- a CDS encoding YveK family protein: protein MEETISLRELFDTLRKRLWLIVLITALATVVSGVVSYFLLTPIYQSSTQILVNQAKSEQQLYNFNEIQTNVQLINTYSVIIKSPTILEKVKDELHLDRTLDELNEQIQVSSEKDSQVFSVTVQDPDPAMAAKIANKTAEVFKNEIVKIMNIDNVTILSKAEVKEHQAPVKPKPLLNMAIAFVVGLMTGVGLAFLLEYLDNTIKTEEDVEKHLGLPVLGAVSLITAEGGQKARRESAIPQTRGETIGS from the coding sequence ATGGAAGAAACAATCAGCCTGCGCGAGCTGTTCGATACATTGCGCAAACGGCTTTGGCTCATCGTCCTGATCACCGCGCTCGCCACCGTCGTGAGCGGCGTGGTCAGTTATTTTCTACTGACGCCGATTTACCAATCGTCGACGCAAATCTTGGTCAACCAGGCGAAATCCGAGCAGCAGCTCTACAACTTCAACGAAATCCAAACGAACGTGCAGCTCATTAACACGTACAGCGTCATCATTAAAAGCCCGACGATTTTGGAAAAAGTGAAAGACGAGCTCCACCTTGACCGGACGCTTGACGAACTGAACGAACAAATTCAAGTCTCAAGCGAAAAAGACTCACAAGTGTTCTCTGTCACCGTCCAAGACCCAGATCCAGCTATGGCGGCCAAGATCGCCAACAAAACGGCGGAAGTGTTCAAAAACGAAATCGTCAAAATCATGAACATCGACAACGTCACCATTCTCTCGAAAGCGGAAGTGAAAGAGCATCAAGCCCCGGTCAAGCCGAAGCCGCTTCTCAATATGGCCATCGCCTTCGTCGTCGGCCTCATGACTGGCGTCGGACTTGCCTTCCTGCTTGAGTATTTGGACAACACGATCAAAACGGAAGAAGACGTCGAAAAACATCTCGGCCTGCCGGTGCTCGGCGCGGTCAGTTTAATCACGGCGGAAGGCGGCCAAAAAGCGAGACGCGAATCCGCCATTCCACAAACAAGAGGTGAAACCATTGGCTCGTAA
- a CDS encoding tyrosine-protein phosphatase yields the protein MIDIHSHILPGVDDGAAAMENAIAMAQAAAKEGITTIIATPHHQNGTHDNPRPAVLSLAAELNDELKRRGIALNVLPGQEVRIHGDLLDGLARGEVMTLADTSYMLIEFPPDHVPKYAEQLLFDAQVKGFIPIIAHPERNAEIIETPERLYQLVKRGALAQLTASSITGHFGKKIKTFSFQLIEANLAHFIASDAHNTKTRPFRLREAYEVIRKEYGTDMVYYFQENAELLVRGQAVFRDEPQRVKKKKFLGLF from the coding sequence ATGATCGACATTCATAGCCATATTTTGCCTGGCGTTGACGACGGAGCGGCGGCGATGGAGAACGCCATCGCCATGGCGCAAGCCGCAGCCAAGGAGGGGATTACAACGATCATCGCCACTCCCCATCATCAAAATGGAACGCATGACAACCCAAGACCAGCCGTCCTTTCCTTGGCGGCGGAACTAAATGACGAATTGAAACGGCGCGGCATCGCCTTGAACGTGCTTCCAGGCCAAGAAGTGCGCATCCACGGAGACTTGCTTGACGGCCTTGCCCGAGGCGAGGTGATGACGCTTGCCGATACATCATACATGTTGATCGAATTTCCGCCCGATCATGTGCCGAAGTATGCGGAGCAACTCCTCTTTGATGCCCAAGTGAAAGGGTTTATCCCGATCATCGCCCATCCGGAGCGAAACGCCGAGATCATCGAAACCCCCGAGCGGCTTTACCAGCTCGTCAAACGCGGCGCCTTGGCCCAGCTGACGGCATCAAGCATTACGGGCCATTTCGGCAAGAAAATCAAAACGTTCTCGTTTCAGCTGATCGAAGCGAACTTGGCCCATTTCATCGCCTCGGACGCCCACAACACGAAAACGCGGCCGTTTCGCCTCCGCGAGGCGTACGAGGTGATCCGGAAAGAATACGGGACAGACATGGTGTACTACTTCCAAGAGAACGCCGAGCTGCTCGTTCGCGGCCAAGCCGTGTTCCGCGACGAACCACAGCGGGTGAAAAAGAAAAAGTTCCTTGGCCTCTTTTAG
- a CDS encoding IS66-like element ISBst12 family transposase has translation MLTVQQAVFTVESLIGKVQQQKQLIHQLIQENEHLRHENKQLRKENEQLKYRVQELEARTKKNSSNSHLPPSSDRFEKKRSSREPSGKKPGGQEGHEGKTLRQVEHPHHRVVHRVHTCQGCGASLREVKPFKVDIRQVFDVPPVAIEVTQHEREVKSCPHCRCVQQAEFPSHVTNHVQYGPRLTALVVYLHHIQLIPYKRLSDTIEALYQHSISTGTLANMVKRGREALESNMDIIEDALLESNILHVDETSLRINGKLAWVHVACTSRYTYLAPHASRGKKATDDIGILPRYEGTMMHDAFGTYPKYTHATHALCHAHHLRELKGFIEQGHTWAMRMTTFLLAAKQAVEAHHGALSEEEARRWERVYDRILERAQHRLETMTPLPKKALAFVRRLQKRKEEALRFLREVHVPFDNNQAERDLRMVKVKENISGTFREETFAQSFCIARSIVSTLTKHEKNVWDSLCLLLAGETIDRVLSAT, from the coding sequence ATGTTGACGGTACAACAAGCTGTATTTACAGTTGAGAGCTTAATCGGCAAAGTTCAACAACAAAAACAGCTCATTCATCAACTCATTCAAGAAAATGAACATTTGCGTCACGAAAACAAACAACTACGCAAAGAAAATGAACAACTGAAGTACCGTGTTCAAGAGCTGGAAGCACGCACGAAAAAAAACAGCTCCAATAGCCATTTGCCCCCATCTTCTGACCGTTTTGAGAAAAAGCGTTCCTCCCGCGAGCCGTCTGGCAAAAAGCCTGGTGGGCAAGAGGGACATGAGGGGAAGACGCTCCGTCAAGTGGAACATCCACATCATCGTGTCGTCCACCGTGTGCATACGTGTCAAGGATGTGGAGCTTCTTTGCGTGAAGTCAAACCGTTCAAAGTCGATATCCGTCAAGTGTTTGATGTCCCTCCTGTGGCGATCGAGGTGACACAACATGAACGTGAAGTGAAATCGTGTCCACATTGTCGATGCGTGCAACAAGCCGAATTCCCATCCCATGTCACGAATCATGTGCAATACGGTCCACGGCTCACGGCGCTCGTTGTTTATTTACATCATATCCAATTGATCCCGTACAAGCGTTTAAGTGATACAATCGAAGCGTTATATCAACACTCGATTAGTACAGGAACCCTTGCCAATATGGTGAAACGAGGACGCGAAGCGCTGGAATCAAATATGGACATCATCGAAGACGCCTTACTTGAATCCAACATCCTGCATGTCGATGAAACGAGTTTGCGCATCAATGGGAAACTCGCATGGGTGCATGTCGCGTGTACATCGAGATATACATACTTGGCTCCTCACGCTTCTCGTGGAAAAAAAGCGACCGATGATATCGGGATTCTTCCCCGATATGAAGGGACGATGATGCACGATGCGTTCGGTACGTATCCGAAATACACACATGCCACCCATGCCCTTTGTCATGCCCACCATTTGCGTGAGTTAAAAGGATTCATCGAACAGGGGCATACGTGGGCGATGCGCATGACCACGTTTCTGTTAGCCGCCAAGCAAGCCGTCGAAGCCCATCACGGTGCACTTTCCGAAGAAGAAGCGAGACGGTGGGAACGAGTGTATGATCGCATCCTAGAAAGAGCACAACACCGATTGGAAACGATGACGCCTCTTCCGAAAAAAGCACTCGCTTTTGTTCGACGCCTTCAAAAACGAAAGGAAGAAGCGCTGCGTTTCTTACGTGAAGTACATGTTCCCTTTGATAACAACCAAGCCGAACGCGATCTTCGCATGGTCAAAGTCAAAGAGAACATTTCGGGTACGTTTCGCGAAGAAACATTCGCGCAGTCGTTTTGCATCGCAAGAAGCATCGTTTCCACACTGACGAAACACGAAAAAAACGTGTGGGATTCGTTATGTCTTCTGTTGGCAGGCGAAACGATCGATCGAGTTCTTTCCGCTACCTAG
- a CDS encoding polysaccharide biosynthesis protein: MAYRHRLTFLVLLDSAIVLTAIYISVFTLYPHVEILEHKPILLSAVTLLVSHHLFAFVYRLYHKAWEYASIGELTAIIKAVTLSVMTTAAVQFAVFHDIYARALMITWMIHILSIGGSRFVWRVFRDRYIKSDVNKRRTMIIGAGAAGMMVVRQLLNNPEAELKPVVFIDDDPNKQKLQFFGIPVLGTTEDIEDIVQTLRIEQIIIAIPSLTKKQLNRIFEQCAKTNAKTQIVPKLEDIVTGKVSVSQFRDVQVEDLLGREPVELDIESIASYIENKTILVTGAGGSIGSEICRQVCQFRPKKLVLLGHGENSIYQIDMELRHQYKGQIEIVPVIGDIQDRTRMFEVMEEHKPDVVYHAAAHKHVPLMEYNPKEAVKNNIFGTKNVAEAADTFGVHTFVLISSDKAVNPTNVMGATKRFAEMLIQQLDKQSKTKFVAVRFGNVLGSRGSVIPLFKKQIQAGGPVTVTHPDMTRYFMTIPEASCLVIQAGALAKGGEIFVLDMGEPVKIVDLAKNLIKLSGYTVEEIGIEFTGIRPGEKLFEELLNENEVHPEQVFPKIFIGKATAVEEKVLQDFMERFEEMDKEEVKARLLGIANSRFMSKGSVNSAVNQ, translated from the coding sequence TTGGCGTATCGACATCGATTGACGTTTTTAGTGCTGCTCGATTCAGCGATTGTGCTGACAGCGATTTATATTAGCGTGTTTACGCTTTATCCACATGTAGAGATATTGGAACATAAGCCGATTCTCTTGTCGGCGGTCACCCTGTTGGTGAGTCATCACCTGTTCGCATTTGTTTATCGCTTATACCATAAAGCGTGGGAATACGCAAGCATCGGTGAACTGACGGCGATTATCAAAGCGGTCACACTGTCGGTTATGACCACAGCGGCCGTGCAGTTTGCCGTGTTCCATGACATCTACGCTCGCGCATTAATGATCACGTGGATGATTCACATTCTTTCAATTGGCGGCTCGCGCTTCGTCTGGCGCGTGTTCCGTGACCGCTATATCAAATCGGATGTCAATAAACGGCGGACGATGATCATCGGCGCGGGGGCGGCGGGCATGATGGTCGTGCGCCAGCTCCTCAATAACCCGGAAGCGGAGTTAAAGCCCGTCGTTTTTATTGACGATGACCCAAACAAACAAAAGCTGCAATTTTTCGGGATTCCCGTGCTCGGAACAACGGAAGACATCGAGGACATCGTCCAAACGTTGCGGATCGAACAGATTATTATCGCCATTCCGTCGTTGACAAAAAAACAGTTGAACCGCATTTTCGAGCAATGCGCCAAAACGAACGCCAAAACGCAAATCGTCCCGAAACTCGAAGACATCGTCACCGGCAAAGTATCGGTCAGCCAATTCCGCGACGTCCAAGTCGAGGACTTGCTCGGCCGCGAACCGGTCGAACTCGATATCGAAAGCATCGCAAGCTATATCGAAAACAAAACGATTTTAGTCACGGGAGCTGGGGGCTCGATCGGCTCGGAAATTTGCCGCCAAGTATGTCAATTTCGGCCGAAAAAACTCGTCCTTCTCGGCCATGGCGAAAACAGCATTTACCAAATCGACATGGAACTCCGCCATCAATATAAAGGCCAAATCGAAATCGTCCCTGTCATTGGCGACATCCAAGACCGCACACGCATGTTTGAAGTGATGGAAGAACATAAGCCAGATGTCGTCTACCATGCCGCCGCCCATAAGCACGTGCCGCTCATGGAATACAATCCGAAAGAGGCGGTCAAAAACAACATTTTCGGCACGAAAAATGTTGCCGAAGCCGCCGATACATTCGGGGTACATACGTTTGTCCTTATCTCTTCAGACAAAGCCGTCAACCCGACAAACGTCATGGGAGCGACCAAGCGGTTCGCCGAAATGCTCATCCAGCAGCTCGACAAACAAAGCAAAACGAAATTCGTCGCCGTCCGCTTTGGAAACGTCTTGGGGAGCCGTGGCAGCGTCATCCCGCTGTTCAAAAAACAAATCCAAGCAGGCGGCCCAGTCACCGTCACCCACCCGGACATGACACGCTACTTCATGACCATTCCCGAAGCGTCCTGCCTCGTCATCCAAGCCGGGGCGCTTGCCAAAGGCGGCGAAATCTTTGTCCTCGACATGGGTGAACCGGTCAAAATCGTCGATCTCGCGAAAAACTTAATCAAACTATCCGGCTATACCGTCGAAGAAATCGGTATCGAATTCACCGGCATTCGTCCTGGCGAAAAGCTGTTTGAAGAGCTGCTTAATGAAAACGAAGTCCATCCAGAGCAGGTGTTTCCGAAAATATTTATTGGGAAAGCAACAGCGGTGGAAGAGAAAGTTCTTCAAGACTTTATGGAGCGGTTTGAAGAGATGGACAAAGAAGAGGTTAAGGCAAGATTGTTGGGGATTGCGAATAGTCGGTTTATGTCGAAGGGTTCTGTAAACTCAGCAGTGAATCAATAG
- a CDS encoding DNA-directed RNA polymerase subunit beta, with protein MSDERHQEPMRSPSSRMARRKGRVRKSPPTPAEPEAKALPPEGEAAAPRRFVRTRLIPIWLRLIIVIVLMAASLAAGAVVGYSAIGDGKPLDVFRPSTWKHIIDIVEKGTDRG; from the coding sequence ATGAGTGACGAGAGGCATCAAGAACCTATGCGCTCGCCGTCTTCCCGGATGGCGAGGCGGAAAGGCCGAGTAAGAAAGAGCCCGCCGACTCCCGCCGAACCGGAAGCCAAAGCCCTTCCGCCGGAAGGGGAGGCGGCCGCGCCGCGCCGGTTCGTCCGCACCCGGCTCATCCCGATCTGGCTTCGGCTGATCATCGTGATCGTCTTGATGGCCGCAAGCCTCGCCGCCGGCGCGGTCGTCGGCTACAGCGCCATCGGCGATGGGAAGCCGCTCGATGTATTCCGCCCGTCCACGTGGAAGCACATCATCGATATCGTCGAGAAAGGAACGGATCGCGGCTGA
- the fabZ gene encoding 3-hydroxyacyl-ACP dehydratase FabZ, which produces MLDIQQIQSIIPHRYPFLLVDRILEIEEGKRAVGIKNVSANESFFAGHFPEYPVMPGVLIVEALAQVGAVVLLQSEENRGRLAFFAGIDNCRFKKQVKPGDQLRLEVEILRARGAIGKGKGIATVDGELVCETELMFALGDKRAD; this is translated from the coding sequence ATGCTTGACATCCAGCAAATCCAGTCCATCATCCCGCACCGCTATCCGTTTTTGCTTGTCGACCGCATTCTGGAAATCGAAGAAGGCAAGCGCGCCGTCGGCATCAAAAACGTCAGCGCCAACGAATCATTTTTCGCCGGCCATTTCCCGGAATACCCGGTCATGCCCGGCGTGTTGATCGTCGAGGCGCTCGCCCAAGTCGGCGCCGTCGTCCTCCTGCAAAGCGAGGAAAACCGCGGCCGCCTCGCCTTCTTCGCCGGCATCGACAACTGCCGTTTTAAAAAGCAAGTCAAACCGGGCGACCAGCTCCGCTTGGAAGTCGAAATCCTCCGCGCCCGCGGCGCCATCGGCAAAGGCAAAGGCATCGCCACCGTCGACGGCGAGCTTGTCTGCGAAACGGAGTTGATGTTCGCTCTTGGCGACAAACGAGCTGACTGA
- a CDS encoding AAA family ATPase, giving the protein MEQTWALKVERFGKIKQGEIDIAPLMLFVGDNNSGKSYMMSLLWGVLSEGRKLFPKDPPTTSMYKEIDRFLESSIGYDCLIQDREAQLFVQWFNDVLRNKKSELIRTIFRRKIPIGSLSIERYRRSEPLRIIFERKDSLQGTRFSTGKHYIRIPYTDRSKGQATERYRMAQYITWNLLMDGLTSPFYPPSRQGGIQGRAIGEALYLPASRTGFMLSYKALVQEMMERMINEEHEEPSLDFTLPVYRFLQALLRLEESGQSKYADIGRFIETQIANGTMDQEKGPIPSFYYCPQGKQERLPLYVTSSLVTELSPLILFLKSKATYRSLFFEEAEAHLHPRVQRILATALVKLVNRGMPVWLTTHSDILFQQVNNLIKLHQHPKREQLMKTYGYVDEDAIDPKKVRAYQFRLQGQDTIITPLIPTENGFPAETFNEVILQLNEETYAFQIGEEDGEDE; this is encoded by the coding sequence ATGGAACAAACTTGGGCGTTAAAGGTCGAGCGGTTCGGAAAGATCAAACAGGGGGAAATCGATATTGCCCCGTTGATGTTGTTTGTCGGCGACAACAACAGCGGCAAAAGCTATATGATGTCGCTTCTTTGGGGGGTATTGTCCGAGGGACGCAAACTGTTTCCGAAAGACCCTCCGACCACGTCAATGTACAAGGAAATCGATCGCTTTCTTGAATCGTCTATCGGCTATGACTGCCTCATCCAAGACCGTGAAGCGCAGCTGTTTGTCCAATGGTTTAATGATGTTCTTCGAAACAAAAAAAGCGAGTTGATCAGAACGATTTTTCGCCGCAAAATTCCGATCGGTTCGTTAAGCATCGAGCGCTACCGCCGTTCTGAACCGTTGCGAATCATCTTTGAAAGGAAAGATTCGCTCCAAGGCACTCGTTTTTCGACGGGGAAACACTATATTCGCATCCCGTATACGGATCGAAGCAAGGGACAAGCGACAGAGCGGTATCGCATGGCTCAATACATTACGTGGAACTTGCTTATGGATGGGCTCACATCGCCGTTTTACCCGCCATCCAGACAAGGCGGCATCCAAGGGCGGGCCATTGGCGAAGCGCTGTATTTGCCCGCTTCGAGAACAGGGTTCATGTTGTCTTACAAGGCGCTGGTGCAAGAGATGATGGAACGGATGATCAACGAAGAACATGAGGAACCATCCCTTGACTTCACTTTGCCTGTATATCGATTCTTGCAAGCGTTGTTGCGTTTGGAGGAAAGTGGACAGTCTAAATACGCGGATATCGGACGGTTTATTGAAACCCAGATTGCCAACGGGACCATGGACCAAGAAAAAGGACCCATTCCATCGTTTTACTATTGCCCGCAAGGCAAACAAGAGCGCTTGCCGTTGTATGTTACATCTTCGCTCGTAACCGAGCTGTCTCCGCTCATTTTATTTTTAAAATCGAAAGCAACATATCGTTCGCTCTTTTTTGAAGAGGCAGAAGCGCATCTGCATCCACGCGTCCAGCGTATATTAGCCACTGCGCTTGTCAAGCTGGTCAACCGAGGCATGCCTGTATGGCTGACCACTCATAGCGACATTTTGTTCCAACAGGTGAACAATTTGATCAAACTTCACCAGCATCCAAAGAGAGAACAGTTGATGAAAACGTATGGTTATGTCGATGAGGATGCGATTGATCCGAAAAAGGTGAGGGCGTACCAGTTCCGCCTGCAAGGCCAAGACACGATCATCACACCGCTCATTCCGACCGAAAACGGCTTTCCGGCGGAAACGTTCAACGAAGTCATTTTGCAGTTGAATGAAGAGACGTATGCATTCCAGATCGGGGAAGAGGATGGAGAGGATGAATAA
- a CDS encoding SGNH/GDSL hydrolase family protein, with protein sequence MRNFVFILLLTAACLAFLITGHLYWERKIEATVQAARAKVETSAKQETETSQTEVILARAKQLPAAAQAAIKRAVEEHRPVHLVIAGSESTPENGGWPERLKQALDDAYGKGVFHITVHEYDGLTTADADRQRIAADWVKDKPDLVLLEPFLLNDNGVVTIDDTLAHIKSIIDELKSAAPNAVVILQPPNPIYNATYYPRQVEQLEAFAKENGYPYLNHWHAWPDDQSEELNRYVDPQTDLPTEEGAALWADALAKRFIAQ encoded by the coding sequence TTGAGAAACTTCGTCTTCATCCTTTTGCTCACCGCCGCTTGCCTTGCCTTTCTGATCACCGGTCACTTGTACTGGGAGCGAAAAATCGAAGCCACGGTGCAAGCGGCGCGGGCGAAAGTCGAAACATCCGCCAAGCAGGAAACGGAGACGAGCCAAACGGAAGTGATCCTCGCCCGCGCCAAGCAGCTGCCAGCGGCCGCGCAAGCTGCCATCAAGCGGGCGGTGGAGGAACACCGTCCGGTCCACCTTGTTATCGCTGGCTCCGAATCAACGCCAGAAAACGGCGGCTGGCCTGAGCGGCTGAAACAAGCGCTCGATGACGCCTATGGGAAAGGCGTGTTTCACATCACCGTCCACGAATACGACGGCTTGACCACCGCCGACGCCGACCGACAGCGCATCGCCGCCGACTGGGTCAAGGACAAGCCGGATCTTGTCCTGCTTGAACCGTTTTTGTTAAACGACAACGGCGTCGTGACGATCGACGACACTCTTGCCCATATCAAATCGATCATCGACGAGCTCAAATCGGCGGCCCCGAATGCGGTCGTGATCTTGCAGCCGCCGAACCCGATTTACAACGCGACCTACTACCCGCGCCAAGTCGAGCAGCTTGAAGCGTTCGCGAAAGAGAACGGCTATCCTTACCTCAACCATTGGCACGCCTGGCCTGACGATCAAAGCGAAGAGCTGAACCGCTACGTCGACCCGCAAACCGACTTGCCGACCGAGGAAGGAGCCGCGCTTTGGGCCGATGCGCTCGCCAAGCGCTTCATCGCCCAATGA